GGGAGCTCATCAACCCAGAACAGTGCCTAGTCATGTGTCTGAGGTAAAAAGACCTCTAGAGCTGTattagctgaaacaaagttaatCAGACGGTCCGCCATGGTGAATGTTTTTAAGTGACATTACAACAAGCTGCACTGTGATTGATCAGAGATGATCCCATCACTGGCAAGAAGTTGGTAAAATCAACCtggaggtgaaaaaaaaaaaatgctgctctTCACACAGTGAAATTCCGTCTTTAATGTGAAATGGTCTATTGGCAGGTTACTAGTCTGAAAAACATTACTGACGCATGAAACATCACTTGGGAAATTTGCCTGTGATGTCTAAAGAACTTTATTCAACCACTCATCTATTCTTCCCTCCTACCTGTCATCCCATTCCTTCTCACGCAGAGGGCTGCACAGCTGCATGGTGTTGGTTTTAtgctgctccagcagagcctctctgtcttcctctggtGTCAGGACATAACGTTTCTCAAAGTCTTGTACTTCTAGCAGCAAACTGTACATCTGGAGGACAGGGATGtaaggacagagaaaagagtCACAGATGTATTTAAggagtgtttcctgtgttttgacTGAAGCCATGCTGGTCATACCTTCTCCACAGTGTAGAGAATCTGACGCCTCTTATTCCAAACCTGCTTCTCTCGTTTCTCCTGGAGgtagacacaaaaagacagacaagcaGAGAGGACTTCAAAACTGATGAGAAGACAAATTAGCTAAAGAGCAGGTAAAGAATGAATAAACAAGAGCACTATACACTACACTACTGTTTTCAAACTTTCAGCAGTTCTGCTGATGCTGGTGAGCACCCATATGTgaactggaaaagaaaagccCTACAGAATACCATGATATTGACCACGTGTGAGCTAACAACTAGGCCTTTTTGTCCAGTAAATGATAAGATGTATGTGCAACAGAGGATTTCAGAAACTTTCTAACCATTCTCATCTACCTCTAGAGATCTGCAGTGTGGTTAATGTAGTCTGCTGTTTCTGCAAAACAGCTTCAGGAAGTGTTCTGTTGGAATCCATCCTACCTCCAGTGGTTGCCAATTTAAGCCTCTTTGCTTCATTGGACAGAACTGCCAGATTAAAATGACTTTCTAGATAGGCTTTGACAACATTGACCTCtgatgaaatgaagaaaagcaACATTCAAACAGACCTCATCATCTGTGCGAGTCGTCACCACAGCATCAATCATCTTGCGGGGGTTGTTGACGCTGGAGACTGTCAGTTTACCCAGAGAGCCAGCAAACTGAACTGTTGTCAAACATAAGTCAACATCCTGTAGACTCCAACACCATATGTGTCACATACTGAAGAGAACAGACAATCTGCTGTATTCTGTTGTGATTTACCTGGTCTGTAGGTGTGTTCGACCTTAGCAACCTGTGGAGTGATGAGTTTGGTGGTGTGTTCCTTCTtgctgctgtctctctctctctcctgacGCTTCTCCATCTTTTCATAGTAGTTCTACATATGgagacagatacacagacacacacacacacacacgttattCTCAAATAACTTTTAGCCTAAATGAGTAATTTTCCCTTTGATCAAATTCAATTAGCATAGACTGATTATTTTGAGTGAAATCTGTATAAAAATACCAATGACAGTGAAAATATGGTTTAGAAATTTGTCAGCCTGTTTCTGATCTGCATTTTTCATACAGCAAGACCCTGATACAACCATCAGGGTCTTAGGGAATCTATACAAATCTATATCAAAACCACCAAAGTCATGTGCTTTTCATGTGTTGTGCCCGATGGGCAATGTTAGCATCCTGACACCACAGCTCAGACTATAGCATTATTTAAGATgagaaactttattaatccttaaaaggaaattcaggtatAAGATCGAATAAGATGACCATTTATTAGTTCCACACAATTCCCACATTCAAGAAATTCCAAAATGCTACAGCAGCaatactgtaaaacaaataCCTGTATTTACAAAAGGTAGAATACAATTAAATATCATCACCCTGTTAAAATAATGGCCTAAATCATATTATcaagtttttcaaaaaactgaatcagatatactgtatattatatttattattcatttcacacaaaaaggtTAAATGCTAACTAAAAGGGGTAAATAACTATGCAACATTTATAGCCTAGCCTATATTACAGTGAATCTTGTCAATGGAGTCTGGGTTCTGTATTATGGCAATAACTTCACTAGCTAGGAGGAATTTCTTTTTGAAGCGGCTGCAATCTTGAAAAGCTTATAAAGTTGCCTAAGTCACTCTGTCTTGTGACTTGGGCAAATTGAAACTGACATAGGCAATTATATTATGGGATTAGAATTGCATGATCTGTTCAACTGAGGATTTAGGCAATTTTACAAGAGGTGGCGAGCATCATGAAGATCTCACTTTGTCCAAAAATGACATAGGCCATTATTTTAAGGTGAcgatataataaaaatataatagaatACATCAAGcgcaataacaaaaaaaaaaaaacaaacaaaaaaaaacaaacacacacacacaaaaaaacaactaaaatagGGCAAACCATTAAAAAGCCATATAATCTCAGCTCAATACATGAGCACAGCGGATGTGATAACTCTATCAAAAACCGACCTGATAGTAGTAGTCATCCAGGTAAGGGTCAGTACTTTGGAGCTGCATCATTTGGATCTTGGTTACCCATTCCTTCTCCTTCTGGGTCATCAGGTTGCTATAGGGGTCTCTGCTGCGCCGGTCCCCTCCAGTCCTGCTACGGTCCCTACAGGGATgtaaagagagaggaaaaaagaaaactaaaagaGGGCATGATCCAGTGGTCCTTTTTGAACATCTTAGGTTTTGTGCTACAGGTGTGACCGACCAGCATTAAAGTGCTGTAAGTTTTAGTTCTTTgattaaatacaaatttaattctaaatttaaataataatagcATGAAGTCAGTCAAATATGTATTGTGCACGTGCGCTTACCCTCCTCGGCTCTGCATGCGCTGGGTGAGCATACGGCGGTGCtgggggtggaggtgggtgGTATTGTGTCGGATGGGTGGTGTGTGGTTGGGGGGACCATGAGGCGGTGGCGGGCCCATACGATGAccatgtggaggaggagggccCCCAAAGAATGGCCTGAAACCTCCACCACCTGGTAACAAAGCAGGTGCTGGACCACTGCGGGGAAAACCTGCCAcctggagagagaaagacagaggcagGCAAGGAGTGTGTGGGAATTAAAAGGTGAACTAAGAAGCTGCCATCCATATTATTCTTATGAGAAGCAGTTTCTTGAATTGCAAGAGAGAGCAGAGTTCCCAGGTTTGCATAAAGAGAACAAACTATCAGCTTAATAGCCAAGATAGCATTTGTACAATGTTTTCTACTCTTTCTAGTAGGGCTGGACCATTGATGGTGTATAGGGGGTGGACCTATATAATGAGACGTCACCCATAACATTGCGCACCGCGTGAACGAAGCCAAGTCAGTTGCCATTTTTGGCCATTATGGATGCCACCATGTTGCTTTGCAgaagtaccatatttggacaatagAATATTCCCATGGCGGCCACTGGGCCAATCAGCAGCAACCTTGTTGAATGTACACGCCCCCTGTAGAGCACGGCAGATCCATTCCTACCATGGAGCGGTGGATAGCCTAAACCCATAATGTGAATGGGTAAAGCAACCTGTTTATCATCCCCACGTGGGGGTGGAACAAGGCAACATGGATTATCTTGTATTacagagaaaatacacataaaaaaaattaggaatattAAGAGTGTGTTCAAACAAAGATGAGAAAGCCACaattactgtggcaacaatagtgACATAGTAATCAGCGCTGATTTTTCAGTGGAAGTCAAAGGGAGCCAGAGTTTGTTGGAGTCCAGGGCTacttcctatatggcttcaaacCCAGAAACGGGCTTGCtatgtccaccccttctacAGTCATTGGGCTGGACATCTCTGGTGTGAGGCTGAAACAATACAGATCTCTGTATACTGTCAGCAATCTGATAGATTAAAGATACATCAGCAGCAACTACCAGTGCACTACAATATAATTCATATCTCAATTACAATGCAATGTGATTAAACACACTCTGATTCACCGCAGTCCAATGTGATACAATGCAAAGGCCTGATACTGTACAATCCAATGAGTTTGATTATTTACCAATCAATTCAAATTAAGACCGTTCACAAACTGGACTTTATTCATACGTCCTGTACCACTGTCCACTGTTAAAACATTGCAGTATCACATTTTTGGATCTGTTGCTTTggtaaataaatgcataaatcatTTAATAACCAAACAGACCAATGCAAACATGTAAGAACTGGTGAATCACgatttatttccaaaataaatcCATTCACAGGTGCTCTACCGATGCACTTGCATCATGCCCACACAAATTGCTTAATCTAACACTGACCCAAAATGTCTcgaacaaacacaaaatgtaaaactgactGGTAAGTCAAGGTACTccagttgtttaaaaaaaaaaaaaaaaattcagcttAATTTCCAgtgctgtatttgttttgtgaattatttcaaataatttacaattattttaGTCTTGCGTATTAATTTCTCAAGATGAATTAGTAATTGTTTTATTCACAAGGTAGTAGATGTTACAAGAACCCTACCAATCTAAAATGacagtgtgctgtgtgtgcacgctGTGTGTGGAGTGCTAACCTGAGAGTTGAGCATCTGAGCCCGCTGAATCTGAGAGAGAACTGGAACTCCAGGACGAAACGGACCACGACACAGTGGAGCATTCTGAACACAAAAAACACGAAACATCACCAACATCATGAAAATGAAGGTTGGTTGGTTTTTCTCATATCCACTCcttatttaaagaaaacattcaacCTTTTGGAAAATACTTATTTGTTCACAGAAACTTACCTGGGAATACTGATGCCTCTCATGTCTGTACACTAAATATGGAACTACCAGCAGCTACCAGCTATTGTAACTTAGCATAATAGCTGGAAATGGACAAATAGCTACACTGGCCTTTTCTAAAAGGTAAAAgtgtgtaaaagtaaaataaccTCATTGACATGAAGGCTTCGCCCATAATATCATACGTGTGATTTACATTCCCAGAACAGTGAGGctaattcctttatttttgtagATTTGATTACAgctttttgctgtagactgaaaacatttgtgtttgacatcaaaagatgaatatgagacaaaAGATCTGACCAAGAGATCAGCATGCGGGGGGAACTGAGGTTCTCTAAACCCTATGGAGTCTGCATTTTACCTGCTAAAGAGGAGACTGAAGGGAGTAACacccccaaaacaaacaataactgAAAGAGGCTGTAGCGAAAGCCTAGAAAAGCATCACAAAAGAAGAATGCAAAAGTCTGGTGATGTCCATGGGTCACAGGCTTGATGCAAGCAAAAGATTTCCAACTAAATCTCAAGTCTTATTCACTTTAATCTATTTTAAGTCTATgtgttccaatacttttgctcaCCTAAAAATGTCATGTTCCATTACAAATAATCTAATCTTCTAGGCTGAGTATCAGATCCATATGTAAATACcaggaaataaaagctgaaatgttgatctcttgtctcattTTGATGTGAAACCCAAAcgttttcagtctacagcaaaaataaaggaattggcctcactgttccaaCACGTATGGAGGGGAGTGTATATCAGAGACAAAATACTTTAGTAGAGGATTTTGGgtgtaaaacagcagcaaatcagGACATCTAGTgccaaaaatacaaaatcaatCACAGACAAAATCTGCACACCTAATGTTCAAGCTGTTCCTGATCTAGTTCAAAAGGGAATAGAGAAACACTCATTTGTTAACCTATGTTGTACCATAAAACGTAAAAAAGAGCTCCTAGGATAGCTGAATAACTGAGGAGAGGATGGTCGAAAGGAAGCACTCACAGCTATATTGAGGAGTGTGTTGGGTGACAGACGCTCAGGGAAAGGAGAATGGTATCTGTGCTGGACTGGGGCTCTCACATGAACCGCTGTAGGATGGTGGatctacacagacacagatgtgcacacagagaaaagctgACTACATGTTAAGCAATATCACAACAAGAGGCTTCAGGGTAGTTACTGCAACTACTGAGAGCACCAAAAACACTATGATGGGGCTACCAACACCACATACTGTATTATTTTCTAACTTTCAAAAGGAATATCATTGCTGTAACTACAAAGTTTGTTAAGCCCCAAGTAAAAGCTTGAAAAATATCTTGCGTTAGGACTTCTAGTGGTAAAAGTACCACTATGGTAGGAACTATATTAATGACATTTGAAAATTTTTCACCAATATCTTTAGATATTTCAGATTGACATTCAACAATATACATCAGATTTGCAGTTCATTTTCTCCTTATAAACGGTGAAAAGGGAATGACAGAGGACACAATGTAGAGTGAGATCCACAGTTTGCTCCTCACCTGATGATTCAGAGCATGACTCATCGGCTGTTTGGGAGGGGTCCCAATGGGCACGACCCTAACTGGAGGGGAGCCAATGACAGGGGAAGAAGAGCGTGGAGGTGGAACCCGCTCTGACAAATCCCGGCCTTCATCGTTTCTACCCTGAGGAGGTCGTTTAGGAAGGCCCACCTCTTTAATTATAGACATTAGCGGACTATCCTGAAGAGCAAAAACACGGTAAATAAAGtaagaaaaatacagatgtCCAAACTTAACAGCTTGGTTAAGTCATTACCACACTACCATAGTCCACCATACAGAATTTGGAgaaatgtctttgttgtgtCCTTACAGTAATAGACACCATACTTTAGATACAGTGCAAGAGAATATTATAGTAATATCTGTGTacttttaagtttgtttctctTGTATATCTGTTCATACAAATGCCTGTTTAGTGAGGACAGATATACAGTGACTGAGTAGCAATagtctttataaaaaaaaaaataataataataataataataataataataatatactgaGTCTTCATGCTGAATTATTTCGGTTATTGTCTCTATCTGCAATATCTTATGCTAACTGGTATATGGATTTGGACTGTTGCCATTATGCAATGCAGAAGTGAGTGGCTAAAACGCAAAATTAAAGGTAAACACTGTCTATTGGTTAAATGTCTTGTTATGGCCATTTTAACCTATTTTTAGTTATGCCCTGTAAAGTCTATTGCCTGACAAGATTGCCATGATCATACATGcagaggaaaagctgaaactgGATACAGATGTCTAGTGTGACGAGTGAGTGTCCCTTACCTCCATGTGTGTAACCAGTCCTGGGGTAACACTGACTGGCCCAAAACCCATGCTGTTCTCCCAGATGCTGTTAGGGTTCAtctaagagaaaaaaaatgatggaaatcaaatttaaaataaaatgactttaccCTAATGAAGTTATataaatgttactgcagtaccATTTATACAAAATCTAATTTCttgttttaatgtcattaaaataaGTCCAAGTGGATTTCCAGACGGGAAAAATCATGGCATATTCTTGCGAAAGATGAAAAACTGCTCATTACCAAATTGTCGCATACCCTTAAAGAGCGTATGACAGGTTGAAGTACTCATTTCATCAGAGCATAGGAGAAATTGTACTTATGATTTTggtaaaaaaagtaatttaatatTCACTGGACTGGCAGAagatgtttttctgaaaaatttTACTTCCACATCAGAAAACCATGATGTAACATGAGGTAAACAAGCTAGCATCTGAACAATCATAGACAACAGACCATGAAACCGATGAacttgaaaatgtcttttcacaaaTATACAACAGACCACAACCATATAACCACATCCAGCCAAGAATAAGAAAGAACAGGCACAGGAG
This genomic window from Mastacembelus armatus chromosome 1, fMasArm1.2, whole genome shotgun sequence contains:
- the patl1 gene encoding protein PAT1 homolog 1, coding for MFRFHSLDEDFTLEEEDEGLVEEEDEIDQFNDDTFGAGAINDDWQEEHKRLAELDERDGLGVGLGMGGESDLGANEDSSSTCLPSSAGHVPLPCLLSSINFSSSSSGLPPPDVEDRGGDGELAESLARFILEADPAVAGVGAAERPGPSPSSSGSSLSTQQLDRSRVQPQPSSIPHPTQSNQEPQQQLPPVRSTSGLPPGPTPSSMLSYQQQQQQHLLRRRTAPMGQMNPNSIWENSMGFGPVSVTPGLVTHMEDSPLMSIIKEVGLPKRPPQGRNDEGRDLSERVPPPRSSSPVIGSPPVRVVPIGTPPKQPMSHALNHQIHHPTAVHVRAPVQHRYHSPFPERLSPNTLLNIANAPLCRGPFRPGVPVLSQIQRAQMLNSQVAGFPRSGPAPALLPGGGGFRPFFGGPPPPHGHRMGPPPPHGPPNHTPPIRHNTTHLHPQHRRMLTQRMQSRGGDRSRTGGDRRSRDPYSNLMTQKEKEWVTKIQMMQLQSTDPYLDDYYYQNYYEKMEKRQERERDSSKKEHTTKLITPQVAKVEHTYRPVQFAGSLGKLTVSSVNNPRKMIDAVVTTRTDDEEKREKQVWNKRRQILYTVEKMYSLLLEVQDFEKRYVLTPEEDREALLEQHKTNTMQLCSPLREKEWDDRISDEQCVMIMSVRKGKRLISRLLPFLPAPQAAAIVMAIARNLPALAKKDKQDQVLCWLVEPVSAVIQSLSSSTLTDLLQELQGNEGQLAKVLHNKFGVTLLYLILSEGERMQSSDPNCQLMDDNRWTELVFSVTRELLSVPSSSLSPPLFTPPNLLSLFSRYVDRQRLELLQDKLQTSALSR